In Trueperaceae bacterium, one DNA window encodes the following:
- a CDS encoding SufE family protein, producing the protein MSVPSSLQHVIDQFAGAPSSLRLPLLLEYAQNLPPLPDALAGAEDRFEKVEECQTPLFLASEVADGAVRVWFDAPEEAPTTRGFASILAAGLDGRTVDEVLAVPTDVAGRLGLTDLISPLRLRGMEGMLRRLQRQVRDAQAA; encoded by the coding sequence ATGAGCGTTCCGAGTTCGCTGCAACACGTGATCGATCAGTTCGCGGGGGCGCCGTCCAGTTTGCGTCTGCCGCTGTTGCTGGAGTACGCGCAGAACCTCCCGCCCCTGCCCGACGCCCTCGCGGGGGCGGAGGACCGCTTCGAGAAGGTCGAGGAGTGCCAGACGCCGTTGTTCCTCGCCAGCGAGGTGGCGGACGGTGCGGTGCGCGTCTGGTTCGACGCCCCCGAGGAGGCGCCGACCACCCGCGGGTTCGCGTCGATCCTCGCCGCCGGCCTCGACGGGCGCACGGTGGACGAGGTGCTGGCGGTCCCGACCGACGTCGCCGGCCGGTTGGGCCTCACCGACCTGATCAGTCCCCTCCGCCTGCGCGGCATGGAGGGGATGCTGCGGCGCCTGCAGCGGCAGGTGCGCGACGCGCAGGCCGCCTGA
- the rpmE gene encoding 50S ribosomal protein L31, whose protein sequence is MKKDIHPKMVPAKVICDGEVVLETYSTKPEIHVDVWSGNHPFFTGQQRFIDTEGRVEKFQKRFGSSYRK, encoded by the coding sequence ATGAAGAAGGACATTCACCCCAAGATGGTGCCCGCGAAGGTGATCTGTGACGGCGAGGTCGTGCTGGAGACGTACAGCACCAAGCCGGAGATCCACGTCGACGTGTGGTCCGGCAACCACCCGTTCTTCACCGGCCAGCAGCGCTTCATCGACACCGAAGGGCGCGTCGAGAAGTTCCAGAAGCGCTTCGGCAGCAGCTACCGCAAGTAA